DNA from Gemmatimonadaceae bacterium:
TCCCCCGAGAATCTGCAGCAGAGGCGCACCGCTTGCCACCATCGCAGGTTGCAGGCCAACGGTCCTCCCAGCGAGGGCGTGCATGCGGTGTCCTCGGCAGGGCACACACCGCTGTCTCCCTGCGGTGACAAGCACCGTGGCACTCGCGTTCTCAGGTCACGTGGGGTATACACCCGAGCAGCGTGTGACCCCAACCGACGTTCCATCCCGAGTCCAGGGCCGACGAGCAGGCCTCTCTCAAACATGTCACAGCCCCGAATTCCGGTCCACGCGCTTCGACTGCTGTCGGGCGCCAGCCTGCTCCTCGCTTGTGCCTCCGGGGCGAAGGACAGCGCGCCATCGCGCGCCGAGGCGGCGGCCATTGCCGATACGCTGCGAGCTACCGTGCGTGACGCCTACGATCTTTCAAAGGGCGACGTGGTTCGTCGCATGATGGCCGTGTATCCGGCGAGTGGCCGAGTGATCTCGGCAACCGGCGGGCGCATTTCGACCAGTCGCGACTCGCTCCAATTGGCCATCGCTGCATTTTGGGACGGGGTTGGCCAGTTCATGGTTGACCCCACGTGGACCTGGGGCACGATGGAAGTCGACGTGCTCTCGCGCGACGCCGCGGTGATGAGCGCCCGGTACACGGTTCCCCATTGGACGGACGCCGGACGTCCGCATGTGATCGGTGGCGTATGGACCACCGTGTGGTCGCGAGGCCCGGGCGGCTGGCACGTGATCCATGAGCACCTCTCGGACCTGCCCCGGCCAGCTGCGGAGCGTTTGGAGGCGACCATGCCACGGCGGGACTCCGTGAGCACGGCCAGTCACGGCGCTGCGGCGCACCCGCGCGACTAACGCGCTGGCCGCGTGTGCGGGCGACCGCGCACGCCGCGCGCGACATCTCGGCTCGCGTGCCGGGCAGGCATACCTGTCCAGGATTCGTCGCTTCGCCAAGATATCCCGACTTGCGGCGCGTATGGCGATTGGGAGGGTGGATGTCGTGCGATACCTGACCTGCCTGGACGAGCAGCGGATCGCGCCGCGACGCGGGCGCGGGGCATCTGGTACGATAATCACACCGTGCAAGACGGCTCGGCCACCGACCTGAGCACGT
Protein-coding regions in this window:
- a CDS encoding DUF4440 domain-containing protein; translation: MSQPRIPVHALRLLSGASLLLACASGAKDSAPSRAEAAAIADTLRATVRDAYDLSKGDVVRRMMAVYPASGRVISATGGRISTSRDSLQLAIAAFWDGVGQFMVDPTWTWGTMEVDVLSRDAAVMSARYTVPHWTDAGRPHVIGGVWTTVWSRGPGGWHVIHEHLSDLPRPAAERLEATMPRRDSVSTASHGAAAHPRD